One genomic segment of Aquipluma nitroreducens includes these proteins:
- a CDS encoding potassium channel family protein, protein MGQSYNKFQTVSNQTIRTGAILLLLLLSTGTLFYWGYEQYPLIDAFFMTIITISTVGFGMIHPLSDVGKLFTSGLIMFSLGSLAWVGSSLAKFVFDGELKDYLKTYRVDKKIMKLKDHTIIIGYGRNGEQAAMELRDYGVDFVVIDKRENVIGRICEDENLLYIRGDATREEVLSQARIEHAKALIATTPNDADNVFVVLTARSMNPGLKIISRASEVESITKLRRAGATNVIMPERIGGQRMAKLVTQPDVVEFLEYILLQKSNDVSLEEISCTHMAAHFVNKALKILQLKDKSGINIVGIKISGAKYVFNPDPELTLSRGDQLFVLGSPVQIKEFRNLLEN, encoded by the coding sequence ATGGGCCAATCCTACAATAAATTTCAGACAGTATCCAATCAGACCATCCGAACTGGCGCCATATTGCTTTTACTACTCCTTTCTACCGGCACACTATTTTACTGGGGTTACGAGCAGTATCCGCTGATTGACGCTTTCTTTATGACCATCATAACCATTTCGACCGTCGGATTTGGAATGATTCATCCGCTCTCTGACGTAGGGAAATTATTCACTTCAGGACTGATCATGTTTAGCTTGGGTAGTTTGGCCTGGGTAGGTTCAAGTCTGGCAAAATTTGTTTTCGATGGAGAATTAAAAGATTACTTAAAAACATACCGCGTGGACAAAAAAATCATGAAACTGAAAGACCATACCATCATTATTGGTTATGGACGCAACGGAGAACAGGCCGCCATGGAATTACGTGATTATGGCGTTGATTTTGTGGTCATCGACAAACGCGAAAATGTGATTGGCCGCATTTGCGAAGATGAAAACCTATTGTACATCCGCGGAGATGCAACCCGCGAAGAAGTTCTTTCTCAGGCTCGGATCGAACATGCCAAAGCTCTGATTGCTACAACACCAAACGATGCCGACAATGTATTTGTAGTACTGACGGCACGAAGCATGAACCCCGGATTAAAAATCATCAGCCGGGCATCTGAGGTTGAATCCATCACCAAACTTCGCAGGGCTGGGGCAACCAATGTTATTATGCCTGAACGTATTGGCGGACAACGAATGGCCAAGCTGGTTACTCAGCCCGATGTGGTTGAATTTCTGGAATACATCCTGTTACAGAAAAGCAATGATGTCAGTCTCGAAGAAATATCGTGTACACATATGGCTGCTCATTTTGTAAATAAAGCCCTGAAAATATTGCAGTTGAAGGATAAATCAGGAATCAACATTGTTGGTATTAAAATCAGTGGTGCCAAATACGTATTCAATCCCGATCCTGAATTAACGCTCAGTCGTGGCGACCAGCTTTTTGTGTTGGGATCACCGGTTCAAATCAAGGAGTTCCGGAATTTATTGGAGAATTAG
- a CDS encoding DUF2851 family protein: MKEEFLQFIWEHGLFNRTNLQTVDGKPLEIISTGRPNTDSGPDFFNARIRIGETIWAGNIEIHQKSSHWYQHHHDTDAAYDNVILHVVELHDKPIQVKNHQLPTLEINYPPAILENLEQLLKSERWIACEDKLSEVDPFILRFWFSSLMIERLQSKTNDILAILQQNKNNWNETFYQLLSRNFGMKTNALPFELLAKSLSLNILSKHKNNLFQIEALLFGQSGLLNEALLGDDYFLALRKEYSYLYQKYGLSGMESHVWKFMRLRPINFPTIRIAQLARLIHHSSALFSRILETENLDELRKLFDVSASEYWDTHYRFNKISEENKQKTLGETAFNNLVINTIAPLLFVYGDQHLDQAMKDRALLLLEKTAPESNQIIRKWNELGINSRSAFETQALIQLKNKYCEVKKCLHCQLGTKIITSVNHS; the protein is encoded by the coding sequence ATGAAGGAAGAGTTTTTGCAATTTATTTGGGAACATGGTTTATTCAACCGAACAAACCTCCAAACCGTTGATGGAAAACCGCTCGAAATCATTTCCACCGGACGGCCAAACACCGATTCTGGTCCTGATTTTTTCAATGCCCGAATCCGGATTGGTGAAACTATTTGGGCTGGCAACATCGAAATTCATCAAAAATCATCGCATTGGTATCAACATCATCACGACACCGATGCAGCATACGACAATGTTATATTGCACGTTGTTGAGCTGCACGACAAGCCCATTCAGGTAAAAAACCACCAACTTCCGACACTCGAAATAAACTATCCACCAGCAATTCTGGAAAATCTTGAACAACTCTTAAAATCGGAACGCTGGATTGCCTGCGAAGATAAACTTTCAGAAGTTGATCCGTTTATTCTTCGTTTTTGGTTTAGCTCGCTAATGATCGAACGGCTCCAGTCGAAAACCAACGACATTTTGGCTATCCTTCAGCAAAACAAAAACAATTGGAACGAAACTTTTTACCAGTTGCTGTCGCGCAACTTCGGAATGAAAACCAATGCCCTTCCGTTCGAATTACTGGCTAAATCCCTCTCCTTAAACATCCTTTCGAAACACAAAAACAACCTGTTTCAAATCGAAGCTCTGCTGTTTGGCCAATCGGGTTTGCTTAACGAAGCCCTATTGGGCGACGATTATTTTTTAGCACTCCGGAAAGAATATTCGTACCTGTATCAGAAATACGGATTGTCGGGAATGGAATCGCACGTGTGGAAATTTATGCGACTGCGGCCAATTAATTTTCCGACTATCCGAATTGCTCAATTGGCCAGGCTGATACATCATTCATCGGCATTATTTTCGCGAATCCTGGAAACCGAAAATCTGGATGAACTGCGAAAGCTGTTCGATGTTTCGGCCTCCGAATATTGGGACACCCACTATCGGTTCAACAAAATATCGGAAGAAAACAAACAGAAAACGCTGGGCGAAACGGCGTTCAATAATCTGGTCATCAACACCATTGCACCACTGCTTTTTGTTTATGGCGATCAGCACCTGGATCAGGCGATGAAAGATCGTGCGTTGCTGCTATTGGAAAAAACGGCTCCTGAGTCGAATCAAATTATCCGGAAGTGGAATGAGCTGGGAATCAACAGCCGGTCGGCATTCGAAACTCAGGCCTTGATTCAGTTAAAAAACAAGTATTGCGAAGTCAAAAAATGTTTACATTGCCAATTGGGAACGAAGATCATAACTTCTGTCAATCATTCATAA
- a CDS encoding outer membrane beta-barrel protein — translation MRNPILFILLFIFCLPTSLTAQWKMETSFTIGVILPKHSIDHSIDAELGSSLKLGFNQSWYNPENKFSFRPDIGINLERLAVDNIGYGGLGGGSSWKGSILSINLELATLAQFKLAKGLFFALGPSGKYLITNYENLTRSWWASQQAGGVEKTHEFNRKYFLKPSFGLKAMIMKKDLCKKISLGLSFEYQWRNYKEYREINTFEEIIQYSQTSEISLHLGLH, via the coding sequence ATGAGAAATCCAATCTTATTTATCTTATTGTTTATCTTCTGCCTTCCAACATCGCTTACCGCCCAATGGAAAATGGAAACCAGTTTTACGATTGGAGTCATTCTGCCAAAGCATTCAATCGATCATTCAATCGATGCTGAGCTTGGATCTTCACTAAAACTTGGCTTTAATCAAAGTTGGTATAACCCGGAAAATAAGTTCTCGTTCAGACCTGATATTGGAATAAATCTCGAACGATTAGCTGTTGACAATATTGGATATGGAGGTTTAGGGGGAGGTTCTTCATGGAAAGGTTCAATCTTAAGTATTAATCTGGAGTTAGCTACTTTGGCACAATTCAAACTTGCGAAAGGATTGTTTTTTGCGTTGGGCCCTTCCGGAAAATACCTGATTACAAACTATGAAAATTTGACAAGGAGTTGGTGGGCCAGTCAACAGGCGGGCGGTGTTGAAAAAACGCATGAATTTAATCGAAAATACTTCCTAAAGCCTTCGTTTGGATTGAAAGCAATGATCATGAAAAAGGACCTGTGTAAGAAAATTAGTTTAGGACTTTCGTTTGAATATCAATGGAGAAACTACAAGGAATATCGTGAAATAAATACGTTTGAAGAAATCATTCAATATTCACAGACTTCTGAGATATCACTACACCTGGGGCTGCATTAG
- the rpsO gene encoding 30S ribosomal protein S15, producing MYLTPEKKIEFFEKYGESAVNTGSSEAQIALFSYRISHLTDHLRTNKKDFSTQRALITLVGKRRSLLDYLKKKDINRYRAIIKDLNLRR from the coding sequence ATGTATTTAACACCTGAAAAGAAGATTGAATTCTTCGAAAAATACGGCGAATCAGCTGTAAACACCGGATCGTCAGAAGCGCAGATCGCATTGTTTTCATACCGCATCAGCCACCTGACCGACCACCTGAGAACAAACAAAAAAGATTTTAGCACTCAGCGTGCTTTGATCACCTTAGTAGGTAAACGCCGTAGTCTTTTGGATTATTTAAAGAAAAAGGACATCAACCGTTACCGTGCGATTATCAAAGACCTTAACTTACGTCGATAA
- a CDS encoding DUF4249 family protein — translation MRKEITYLALFLALFTSCEEYYKPDLEVVASTLVVESRISNNLEQSFVKLSMTKDFYNTTASQDVVGAKVELVQVGGSILKGIDGGTGYFTFTSSPVPGKKYFLRITNQKDIYQSETVLMPPIPQIDSLYTIHNVEKSYRTDAFGNPGLVETPGRKIYIDAPITSSLEYYRFDWRAVLQWVYTPPAPAVGPPPPAWYGWKSIYDLGTFNLAGPKEFSSSDKVTKHSIVSLAYNTQAYLDSISQVGFGWILILDEYGTTKSSYDFHEKLNKQLSAEGSLFDPVLTQVYGNIKCTSDPTKTILGFFELNSYRQYRYFLNLGVDEGSQAVQRRLNRYPDISYEGHLIGERPSFWESN, via the coding sequence ATGCGAAAAGAAATCACATATCTGGCTTTATTCCTGGCACTTTTCACTTCTTGTGAAGAGTATTACAAACCTGATCTGGAAGTTGTTGCTTCCACGCTGGTTGTGGAGTCGCGGATTAGTAACAATCTGGAACAAAGCTTTGTAAAGCTTTCAATGACTAAAGACTTCTATAATACTACTGCCAGCCAGGATGTTGTGGGCGCCAAAGTAGAATTGGTTCAGGTTGGTGGCTCTATCCTTAAAGGAATTGATGGCGGTACCGGATATTTCACCTTTACCTCAAGCCCAGTCCCCGGAAAAAAATACTTTTTGCGAATTACAAATCAGAAAGACATCTACCAATCAGAAACGGTTTTAATGCCCCCAATTCCTCAAATCGATTCGCTATACACTATCCATAATGTTGAAAAGAGCTATCGTACCGATGCATTTGGAAATCCTGGTTTAGTAGAAACTCCAGGGAGGAAAATTTATATCGATGCCCCAATTACCTCATCGCTTGAATATTATCGATTCGACTGGCGCGCTGTGTTGCAATGGGTTTACACACCACCAGCTCCTGCAGTTGGTCCACCGCCACCAGCGTGGTACGGTTGGAAATCGATATATGACCTCGGGACATTTAATCTTGCGGGACCCAAAGAATTTAGCAGTTCCGATAAAGTTACCAAACATTCAATCGTTTCACTGGCATACAACACTCAGGCATATCTCGACTCAATTTCTCAGGTTGGATTTGGCTGGATACTGATACTTGATGAATATGGCACGACCAAAAGTTCATACGATTTTCATGAAAAACTTAACAAACAGCTTTCTGCTGAAGGAAGTTTGTTTGATCCGGTTCTGACACAAGTTTACGGAAATATAAAGTGCACCAGTGATCCTACGAAAACTATTCTTGGCTTTTTTGAGCTGAATTCATATCGTCAATACCGATATTTCCTGAACTTAGGAGTCGATGAAGGCTCGCAGGCAGTTCAACGACGCCTGAACCGGTATCCGGACATTTCGTACGAAGGACATCTGATTGGCGAGCGGCCTTCATTCTGGGAATCAAATTAA